A single genomic interval of Mucilaginibacter robiniae harbors:
- a CDS encoding BlaI/MecI/CopY family transcriptional regulator: MQILWQLKEGIVKDVLEKMPDPKPAYNTVSTVVRVLEGKGFINHKAYGNSHVYFPVVGEEDYKKFAFEKVLKSYFNNSYKSLVSYLVKEQKLNLTELAELILLAERSKIKDK, translated from the coding sequence ATGCAAATTTTATGGCAATTGAAAGAAGGCATTGTAAAAGATGTTTTGGAGAAAATGCCCGACCCAAAACCAGCTTATAACACGGTATCAACTGTGGTTAGGGTACTGGAAGGTAAAGGTTTTATTAACCATAAAGCTTACGGAAATTCGCACGTGTATTTCCCAGTAGTAGGCGAAGAAGACTATAAAAAATTTGCGTTTGAAAAAGTGCTTAAAAGCTACTTTAATAACTCCTATAAATCACTGGTTTCTTACCTGGTAAAGGAGCAAAAACTAAATTTAACAGAGCTTGCCGAGCTGATATTGTTGGCCGAAAGGAGTAAAATAAAAGACAAATAA
- a CDS encoding outer membrane beta-barrel protein, with protein MRKLLLIGGLLTMLGLGHAYAQRDTSITLNPYRKSFNTFLAANPVLFGFQIGGGIGTQHYSAAQQVSTQSVATFNAAVKAILPLNYKYAVYTSCGITNKGGVLFEDALTTTTKITYLDVPVSLVRKFTLPLLGNLYVGAGGYLSRGLRGKTKFETPDSESSDQLVFGKGNDLQRTDAGLNFVGSLQLNNNLTFNASYELGLRNIVSQIQQDTGTSHINNRYLSVTLGYLFSL; from the coding sequence ATGCGTAAACTTTTGCTAATCGGTGGTTTGTTAACGATGTTGGGATTGGGACATGCATATGCCCAGCGTGATACTAGCATTACCCTCAATCCATACCGAAAGTCTTTCAACACTTTCTTAGCAGCCAATCCAGTATTGTTCGGCTTTCAAATAGGGGGAGGCATAGGCACTCAGCATTACTCGGCAGCTCAACAGGTATCTACACAATCAGTAGCTACGTTTAATGCAGCGGTTAAAGCTATATTGCCGCTTAACTATAAATATGCTGTTTACACCAGTTGTGGTATTACTAACAAAGGCGGTGTGTTATTTGAAGATGCATTAACCACTACTACTAAAATCACCTATCTGGATGTTCCGGTTAGCTTAGTACGTAAATTTACACTGCCCCTGTTGGGCAACTTATACGTAGGAGCAGGTGGTTACTTGTCGCGCGGTTTACGGGGCAAAACAAAGTTTGAAACACCTGATAGTGAATCATCAGACCAGTTGGTGTTTGGTAAAGGTAATGACCTACAACGTACAGATGCAGGCTTAAACTTTGTAGGAAGCCTTCAATTAAACAACAACTTAACTTTCAACGCTAGCTACGAACTGGGTTTAAGAAATATTGTTTCACAAATACAGCAGGATACCGGAACTTCGCATATTAACAACCGTTACCTTTCGGTAACTTTAGGTTATCTATTTAGTTTATAG
- a CDS encoding glycosyltransferase family 9 protein, whose amino-acid sequence MKILVIRFSSMGDIIYTTPVVRCLKQQLPDAEIHFLTKATFRYIYDGNPYLDKLLLLQPKLSDTIRQIQAENYDCIVDLHSNLRTSIIKLRTGIKTFTYNKQRIRKWLSLKFNLKLVPPVHLVDRYLKAVQPLGIVNDGLPINYYIKKDYRLEALLPASHLHGYVAFVIGATHFTKRMPNDKIISICRQINQPVVLLGGQDVKANGNEIAQALGSAVYNACGITTLDESVFLVSKAHRILGFDTGLTHIAEAFQVPIASIWGSTVPELLGVQPYQVKNALVAGIELPCRPCSKFGLEKCPLGHFKCMNDMPEDILSGFANQR is encoded by the coding sequence ATGAAGATATTGGTAATTCGTTTCAGTTCTATGGGTGATATTATTTATACTACCCCGGTGGTACGTTGCCTTAAACAGCAACTACCTGATGCTGAAATTCATTTCCTAACTAAAGCTACATTCCGATACATATATGATGGTAACCCATATTTAGATAAACTTCTGCTATTACAACCTAAACTTTCAGATACGATACGCCAAATTCAAGCTGAAAACTATGACTGTATAGTTGATTTACACAGTAATTTACGAACCTCAATCATCAAACTACGTACGGGTATTAAGACCTTTACTTATAATAAGCAACGCATACGTAAGTGGCTGAGTTTAAAGTTCAACCTCAAGCTGGTTCCGCCGGTACACTTGGTTGACCGATACTTGAAAGCAGTGCAACCTTTAGGTATCGTAAATGATGGCTTACCTATTAACTATTACATTAAAAAAGATTACAGACTTGAAGCTCTGCTACCAGCATCGCACCTGCATGGATATGTAGCTTTTGTTATTGGCGCTACGCACTTTACCAAGCGTATGCCCAATGATAAAATCATCAGTATTTGCCGGCAAATTAATCAACCTGTAGTACTACTAGGCGGGCAGGATGTAAAAGCCAATGGTAACGAAATTGCTCAAGCCTTAGGTTCTGCAGTTTATAATGCTTGCGGCATAACAACCTTAGATGAATCGGTCTTTTTAGTATCTAAAGCACACCGGATACTGGGTTTTGATACAGGCTTAACCCACATTGCTGAAGCTTTTCAGGTACCTATTGCCTCTATTTGGGGCAGTACCGTTCCGGAGTTATTGGGTGTACAGCCTTACCAGGTAAAAAATGCTTTGGTTGCAGGTATAGAATTGCCCTGCCGCCCTTGCTCTAAATTCGGCTTGGAAAAATGCCCGTTAGGTCATTTCAAATGCATGAATGATATGCCTGAAGATATACTATCAGGCTTTGCCAATCAGCGTTGA
- the dprA gene encoding DNA-processing protein DprA, with translation MSLKHQIALTFIKGVGPALSKALLTYFGNAEEVFAGSPNRFLKVPGMRRNVVEQLSFESVLQRADQELDFVTKNNVDLLFYTDSHYPKRLKSCADAPILLYSKGNADLNSQRVVSIVGTRNATDYGRLLCKQLIEDLQQHDVLVVSGLALGIDVAAHKESLRLEVPTIGVLGHGLDRIYPHQNKAVADKMLLNGGWLSEYPSGTKPDRENFPARNRIVAGMADATVVIEAGIKGGALITAEIANSYNKDVFAFPGRINDEFSEGCNFLIRNHKAGLLTCAQDLAFLLGWDKAQSAKTAPKQFVMPIDLSSEERRIYEILQQQEVGIAIDDLSIKSNMPTSQLAMNLLNMEMQGYIQSLPGKMYAIS, from the coding sequence ATGTCATTAAAACACCAAATTGCTCTTACCTTTATTAAAGGTGTAGGACCAGCCCTATCAAAAGCTTTACTAACTTACTTCGGCAACGCTGAAGAAGTATTTGCAGGATCGCCCAACCGTTTTCTGAAGGTTCCAGGTATGCGGCGCAATGTGGTTGAGCAACTCAGCTTTGAATCCGTTTTGCAACGCGCTGACCAAGAGTTGGACTTTGTTACAAAAAACAATGTTGACTTGCTGTTTTATACCGACAGCCACTACCCTAAGCGTTTAAAGAGTTGTGCTGATGCACCTATACTTTTGTATAGTAAAGGTAATGCTGATTTAAACAGTCAACGCGTGGTAAGTATAGTGGGTACTCGTAATGCTACTGACTATGGGCGACTGCTTTGTAAGCAATTGATTGAGGATTTACAGCAGCATGACGTATTGGTAGTAAGTGGCCTAGCACTGGGTATTGATGTGGCTGCTCATAAAGAAAGTTTACGATTAGAGGTACCAACAATAGGGGTGCTTGGACATGGGCTTGATCGTATTTATCCGCATCAAAATAAAGCTGTTGCTGATAAGATGCTGCTTAATGGCGGTTGGCTAAGTGAGTACCCATCGGGCACAAAACCTGACCGGGAGAACTTTCCGGCTCGTAACCGCATTGTAGCTGGTATGGCTGATGCTACTGTAGTTATTGAGGCAGGTATTAAAGGTGGCGCTTTAATTACTGCCGAAATTGCTAATTCTTATAATAAAGATGTATTTGCTTTTCCTGGCCGTATCAATGATGAATTTTCAGAGGGATGCAACTTCCTGATCAGAAATCATAAAGCGGGTTTACTAACCTGCGCGCAGGATTTAGCTTTTTTGTTAGGGTGGGATAAGGCGCAATCTGCTAAAACTGCCCCTAAGCAATTTGTGATGCCAATTGATTTAAGCAGTGAAGAAAGGCGGATCTATGAAATTCTGCAACAACAAGAGGTTGGCATTGCCATTGATGATTTAAGTATTAAAAGCAACATGCCTACCAGTCAGTTGGCCATGAACTTACTGAATATGGAAATGCAGGGTTACATTCAATCCTTACCGGGCAAAATGTATGCAATTAGTTAA
- a CDS encoding DMT family transporter: MPSATTNTTSTGLSKNLLILHFTVFIWGFTGILGKLITITAVNLVWYRVLIAFCTLFLYFKFNKTDFKLNRRTFLELFFTGALVGGHWILFFQAIKVSTVSVTLVCLSSLTLFTAIFEPLINKKPISKLEILSGILIITGIILIFKFETQYKLGITLGLLSAACASLFSIINSRQVKNLQAPVIAFYELMGALCWITLFIFFNNHFSQMVLPSSTDIGYLLILGTICTSLAYVAGVSVMRELSAFKVALITNLEPVYGIIMAFVFFGDMHTLSLGFWAGAIIILSTIFLFPLAQKQISKFKNR, encoded by the coding sequence ATGCCTTCAGCCACTACCAATACTACATCAACAGGCTTAAGCAAGAACCTGTTGATTTTACATTTTACTGTATTTATATGGGGCTTTACTGGTATATTGGGCAAGCTGATTACCATTACTGCTGTAAACCTGGTATGGTACCGCGTACTGATTGCATTTTGCACCCTATTTTTATATTTCAAATTCAATAAAACCGATTTTAAACTCAACCGCCGCACCTTTCTGGAACTTTTTTTTACAGGTGCATTGGTAGGCGGACACTGGATCTTATTCTTTCAGGCTATTAAAGTTTCTACAGTATCTGTAACGTTGGTCTGCCTGTCTTCTCTTACTTTATTTACCGCCATTTTTGAACCGCTGATTAACAAAAAGCCTATTTCTAAACTGGAAATCTTATCCGGCATACTCATTATTACAGGTATCATATTAATCTTCAAGTTTGAAACGCAATATAAACTAGGCATTACTCTGGGGCTTTTAAGTGCTGCATGTGCCAGTTTATTCTCTATTATCAACTCTCGCCAAGTTAAGAACCTACAAGCTCCTGTAATTGCTTTTTATGAGCTTATGGGAGCCCTCTGCTGGATCACCTTATTTATCTTCTTTAATAATCATTTCAGCCAAATGGTATTGCCTAGCAGTACTGATATTGGCTATTTGCTTATCCTAGGCACCATTTGTACTTCTCTGGCTTATGTAGCCGGAGTATCCGTCATGCGTGAGCTTTCGGCCTTTAAAGTAGCTTTAATTACCAACCTCGAACCGGTGTATGGCATTATCATGGCATTTGTATTTTTCGGCGATATGCATACACTAAGCTTGGGGTTCTGGGCAGGAGCTATTATTATTCTTTCTACCATTTTTCTGTTCCCACTGGCCCAAAAACAAATCAGCAAGTTTAAAAACCGCTAA
- a CDS encoding LptF/LptG family permease: MQTLLNRWIKVIDWYIIRKYLGTFSFTLGLFLVIIVVFDVSEHLDDFLKYHAPLSAVIFQYYAGYLPFYANILLPLINFLAVIFFTAKMANQTEIVPILSGKMSFNRFLWPYFLSSSLIFICFLFANIYLIPYTNKLDIDFENTYFNRDEDPTKRELHMQLDKHTFIYLQSYDETIKTGYNFILEKYNGDELKMKLTAPTIVYDSLKKSWSIMNYSTRYVNGMKEGINKGIKKDTTLDMRPSDFEAHVNIYKAMSTSELSKNIEKEKLRGTGTLTIMLLEKYRRFVYPLSAYVLALIGVSISSRKVRGGIGLPLGIGIFLCFTYIVVDRFANVFSLNAGLPPIIAVFIPNILFGLLGYYLLYKAPK; the protein is encoded by the coding sequence ATGCAAACACTCCTGAACCGGTGGATTAAGGTAATTGACTGGTACATTATCCGTAAATACCTGGGCACCTTTAGTTTTACTTTGGGCTTGTTTTTGGTAATTATCGTAGTTTTTGATGTATCGGAACACTTGGATGATTTTTTGAAATATCACGCCCCCTTAAGTGCCGTGATATTTCAGTATTATGCCGGTTACCTGCCATTTTATGCCAACATCTTATTACCACTGATTAACTTTTTGGCGGTGATCTTCTTTACAGCTAAGATGGCTAACCAGACGGAAATTGTACCCATTCTGAGTGGCAAAATGAGTTTTAATCGTTTCTTGTGGCCTTATTTCTTATCCTCAAGCCTCATCTTTATTTGTTTTCTTTTTGCCAATATCTACCTTATTCCTTATACAAATAAGCTGGATATTGATTTTGAAAACACGTATTTTAACCGGGATGAAGACCCTACCAAGCGCGAATTACACATGCAATTGGACAAGCATACCTTCATCTATCTGCAATCGTACGACGAAACCATCAAGACGGGCTATAACTTCATTCTGGAAAAGTATAATGGCGACGAATTAAAAATGAAGCTGACCGCTCCGACCATTGTTTACGACTCGTTGAAGAAAAGCTGGTCAATCATGAACTACTCTACCCGCTATGTAAATGGCATGAAGGAAGGAATAAATAAGGGTATAAAAAAAGACACTACGTTGGATATGCGCCCGTCTGATTTCGAGGCCCATGTGAATATTTACAAAGCTATGTCAACCAGCGAGCTCAGTAAAAACATTGAAAAAGAAAAACTACGTGGCACAGGCACATTAACTATTATGTTGTTGGAAAAGTACCGGCGCTTTGTTTACCCGCTATCTGCTTACGTACTGGCCTTAATTGGCGTTTCTATCTCCTCTCGGAAGGTGAGGGGAGGGATAGGTTTACCGCTGGGTATTGGCATTTTCCTGTGTTTCACTTATATTGTAGTTGACCGCTTTGCCAACGTTTTTTCTTTAAATGCGGGTTTACCACCCATTATAGCCGTTTTTATACCCAACATATTGTTTGGATTACTCGGTTATTATTTACTTTATAAAGCGCCTAAATAA
- a CDS encoding RNA polymerase sigma factor, producing MEVNANFTENAKNDYQLVLKAREGNQKAYADLMHRYKDSIYFMSLKMVNNKEDAMDITVETFAKAFEKLDKYQPDFAFSTWLFRVATNNCIDFLRKRKLNTVSINNMMDEEDDRPLQIKADEPNPEETSIKKQQSQELKLLIESLPPRYRNLLTLRYFDELSYEEISTQLDLPLGTVKAQLFRAKYLLGNIINRLDRG from the coding sequence ATGGAAGTAAATGCAAATTTTACGGAAAATGCTAAAAATGATTATCAGTTAGTCTTGAAAGCTCGTGAGGGAAATCAAAAAGCCTATGCTGATTTAATGCACCGTTATAAAGATTCAATCTACTTTATGTCGCTTAAAATGGTGAACAATAAAGAAGATGCGATGGACATAACGGTAGAAACTTTCGCCAAAGCGTTTGAAAAACTAGACAAGTATCAGCCCGATTTTGCTTTTAGTACCTGGCTGTTCAGGGTGGCTACCAACAATTGTATCGATTTTTTAAGAAAGCGGAAGCTGAATACCGTATCTATCAACAACATGATGGATGAAGAGGATGACCGACCGCTGCAAATTAAAGCCGATGAGCCAAATCCGGAAGAAACGTCTATCAAAAAGCAGCAAAGCCAAGAGCTGAAGTTACTGATTGAGAGTTTGCCGCCTCGTTACCGCAATTTGTTAACCTTGAGGTATTTTGATGAGCTATCGTATGAAGAAATTTCAACACAGCTGGATTTGCCGCTAGGTACTGTAAAGGCGCAGCTATTCCGGGCCAAGTATTTGCTGGGCAACATTATTAACCGGTTAGATAGAGGATGA
- the rfaE2 gene encoding D-glycero-beta-D-manno-heptose 1-phosphate adenylyltransferase, translated as MRPDIEQHLLSKISNLPELKTTVSNWQQQGLKVVFTNGCFDLLHTGHITYLAKAAEMGDKLILGLNADASVKRLKGESRPVNPQDSRALLLAALFFIDAVVLFEEDTPHNLITILLPDLLVKGGDYTIDNIVGASEVIANGGEVKTINFVEGYSSTSIIQKIKGQLA; from the coding sequence ATGCGGCCCGATATTGAGCAACACCTTCTTTCTAAAATCAGTAACCTGCCTGAACTGAAAACTACCGTAAGTAATTGGCAGCAACAAGGCCTGAAAGTAGTATTCACGAATGGCTGTTTCGATTTGCTGCATACCGGTCATATTACCTACTTGGCCAAAGCAGCTGAAATGGGTGATAAGCTCATTCTCGGATTAAATGCTGACGCTTCCGTAAAACGTTTGAAAGGTGAGAGTAGGCCTGTTAACCCGCAAGATAGCAGAGCCTTGTTGCTGGCTGCCCTGTTTTTTATAGATGCTGTGGTGTTGTTTGAAGAAGATACACCCCATAATTTAATTACTATCCTACTGCCCGATCTGCTGGTAAAAGGTGGCGATTATACTATCGACAATATTGTAGGTGCTAGCGAAGTTATAGCTAATGGCGGTGAGGTAAAAACCATCAATTTTGTAGAAGGCTACTCCTCTACTTCCATTATACAAAAAATAAAAGGGCAGCTGGCCTAA
- the tgt gene encoding tRNA guanosine(34) transglycosylase Tgt, protein MKFNLTAQDKFSKARAGEVTTDHGVIQTPIFMPVGTAGTVKAVHQRELKEDIKAQIILGNTYHLYLRPGLHTLEQAGGLHKFNGWDKPILTDSGGYQVYSLTDVRKIKEEGVTFRSHIDGSKHLFTPESAMDIQRIIGADIIMAFDECTPYPCDYQYARKSIEMTHRWLKRCCDRFDSTEPKYGYSQTLFPIVQGSVYKDLREKSAEVIASFDREGNAIGGLSVGEPAEEMYAMTEVVCNILPQQKPRYLMGVGTPVNILENIALGIDMFDCVMPTRNARNGMLFTRNGIINIRNEKWKNDFSAIDAESDLWVDTAHTKAYLRHLITSGEILGAQIASLHNLHFYLWLVNQAREKIISGEFYSWKESMVKQLAQRL, encoded by the coding sequence ATGAAGTTTAATTTAACCGCACAAGATAAATTTTCAAAAGCCAGGGCTGGCGAAGTAACTACCGATCATGGTGTTATTCAAACTCCCATATTCATGCCCGTTGGCACCGCAGGTACTGTAAAAGCAGTACATCAGCGGGAATTGAAAGAAGATATTAAAGCCCAGATTATTCTGGGCAATACCTACCACTTATATCTGCGCCCTGGTTTACATACGCTGGAACAAGCCGGTGGCCTACATAAGTTTAATGGATGGGATAAACCTATACTAACCGATAGTGGTGGTTATCAGGTGTATTCACTTACTGATGTGCGAAAAATTAAAGAAGAAGGCGTAACTTTCCGGTCGCATATTGATGGTTCAAAGCATTTATTTACGCCAGAATCAGCCATGGATATTCAGCGCATTATCGGTGCGGATATTATCATGGCTTTTGATGAATGCACACCCTACCCTTGTGATTATCAATACGCCCGCAAATCAATTGAAATGACGCACCGCTGGTTAAAGCGCTGCTGCGACCGGTTTGATAGTACCGAGCCAAAGTACGGTTATAGCCAAACTTTGTTCCCGATTGTTCAGGGCTCGGTTTATAAAGATTTGCGTGAAAAATCAGCCGAAGTGATTGCTTCGTTTGATCGGGAAGGTAATGCCATAGGCGGCCTTTCGGTAGGAGAACCGGCTGAAGAAATGTATGCCATGACTGAGGTGGTATGCAACATACTCCCACAACAAAAGCCACGTTACTTGATGGGCGTAGGCACACCGGTAAACATACTGGAAAATATTGCTCTAGGCATTGATATGTTTGATTGTGTGATGCCCACCCGCAATGCACGCAACGGTATGCTATTTACTCGCAATGGTATTATCAACATCCGCAATGAAAAGTGGAAAAATGATTTTTCAGCAATTGATGCAGAAAGTGATTTATGGGTAGATACTGCACACACCAAAGCTTACTTACGCCATTTAATTACTTCGGGCGAAATATTAGGCGCACAAATTGCGAGCTTACATAACCTTCATTTTTACTTATGGCTGGTTAATCAGGCCCGTGAAAAGATAATATCGGGCGAGTTTTACAGTTGGAAAGAAAGTATGGTGAAACAATTAGCACAACGCCTGTAA
- the rsmG gene encoding 16S rRNA (guanine(527)-N(7))-methyltransferase RsmG yields MSTTLLTKYFPELTPVQLQQYAQLQELYTYWNEQINVISRKDIEALYERHVLHSLGIAKVMKFMPGEQVLDVGTGGGFPGIPLAVMFPETKFYLVDSIGKKIKVVQEVAKAIGLQNLQATHTRAEQVPGKFNFVVSRAVTQLKDFYPWVKDKFIKKSDNQLANGILYLKGGDLKQEITESGLVVQQFELKNYFEEEFFETKQVIYVKA; encoded by the coding sequence ATGAGTACAACGCTACTAACCAAATACTTTCCTGAGCTAACACCAGTGCAGTTACAGCAATATGCGCAGTTGCAGGAATTATATACCTACTGGAATGAGCAAATTAATGTAATATCACGTAAAGACATTGAAGCGCTTTATGAGCGACATGTGCTGCATTCATTAGGAATAGCTAAAGTAATGAAGTTTATGCCTGGCGAACAGGTGTTGGATGTAGGTACAGGTGGTGGCTTTCCGGGTATACCTCTGGCTGTTATGTTCCCAGAAACTAAGTTTTATCTGGTTGATTCTATTGGCAAAAAAATAAAAGTAGTGCAGGAAGTAGCCAAAGCCATCGGCTTGCAAAACCTTCAGGCAACGCATACCCGTGCTGAGCAAGTGCCGGGTAAATTCAATTTTGTAGTATCGCGGGCAGTAACGCAGTTGAAAGATTTTTATCCCTGGGTAAAAGATAAGTTCATTAAAAAATCAGATAATCAATTAGCCAACGGCATACTGTATCTGAAAGGTGGAGACCTCAAACAGGAGATTACCGAATCGGGGTTAGTAGTTCAGCAATTTGAATTGAAAAACTATTTTGAAGAAGAGTTTTTTGAAACTAAGCAAGTGATCTATGTGAAAGCGTAA
- the rfaE1 gene encoding D-glycero-beta-D-manno-heptose-7-phosphate kinase: MLIDKVRSIQQSQKQPNVLVIGDLMIDHYVWGNATRLSPEAPVPVVNVKSESTTLGGAANVAQNLITLGAKVTLTGIIGDDAAGRQLISILEQEGIDTCAIIQDTNRPTTIKTRILAGSHQLVRVDREVTDPVHETLADELLKKLTTCIEKADIVLFSDYNKGLFSPALTERLTQAINQQHKKVIVDPKGLNYSKYKGAYLIKPNRKELTEAAKAEKISNLTDLQEAAKTIFKQTEAEYLVVTLSEEGMAIMSELTYKVLPVKATEVFDVTGAGDTVLAAMAYFMASGLDIEEACELANHAAAIVIRRVGSATTTINEILEDMRRNT; the protein is encoded by the coding sequence ATGTTAATTGATAAAGTACGCTCCATTCAGCAATCACAAAAACAACCTAATGTTTTAGTCATAGGCGATTTGATGATTGATCATTATGTATGGGGCAACGCTACCCGCCTATCGCCCGAAGCACCAGTGCCGGTAGTTAATGTTAAAAGCGAATCTACTACTTTAGGAGGTGCGGCCAATGTGGCTCAAAACCTAATTACCCTGGGTGCGAAGGTAACTTTAACCGGAATAATAGGTGATGATGCAGCAGGCCGGCAGCTTATCTCTATTTTGGAGCAGGAAGGCATTGATACTTGCGCAATTATTCAAGATACAAACCGACCTACTACAATAAAAACCCGCATATTGGCAGGCAGCCATCAACTGGTGCGGGTTGATCGCGAGGTAACCGATCCGGTTCATGAAACTTTGGCAGATGAATTATTGAAGAAGCTAACCACTTGTATTGAGAAAGCTGATATTGTTTTATTTTCTGATTACAATAAAGGTCTTTTCTCTCCTGCTTTAACAGAGCGTTTAACTCAGGCGATTAATCAGCAACATAAAAAAGTGATTGTTGACCCTAAGGGGTTAAATTATAGCAAATACAAAGGTGCTTACCTGATTAAGCCTAACCGTAAAGAGCTGACAGAAGCTGCAAAAGCAGAAAAAATCAGTAACCTTACAGATTTACAAGAGGCGGCAAAAACCATATTTAAGCAAACTGAAGCCGAATACCTGGTGGTGACTTTATCAGAAGAAGGTATGGCTATTATGAGCGAACTTACTTATAAAGTGTTGCCCGTAAAAGCTACTGAAGTATTTGATGTGACAGGTGCCGGCGATACTGTATTGGCTGCTATGGCATACTTTATGGCTTCAGGTTTGGATATTGAAGAAGCTTGCGAACTGGCCAACCATGCGGCAGCCATTGTAATCAGGAGGGTTGGCAGCGCTACTACTACTATTAATGAGATTTTAGAAGATATGCGTAGAAATACTTAA
- a CDS encoding SixA phosphatase family protein — protein MKKLLLIRHAEAVGYTPNGDFHRPLSTKGEQQPAALAQNLQQSGFVPQHLVSSPALRTQTTVQIIANSLHLSTPEYNEAIYEASEETLLQVVNHFNPQLDFVGLIGHNPGISYLLYNLTGEIRDIPPCTAVVINFEVDDWESISPNTGTLIYYNSPDSF, from the coding sequence ATGAAAAAACTGCTGCTTATCCGCCATGCTGAAGCTGTTGGCTATACTCCAAACGGCGATTTTCACCGCCCCTTATCTACTAAAGGTGAGCAACAACCAGCTGCTTTAGCACAGAATTTACAACAATCCGGATTCGTTCCACAGCATTTGGTTAGCAGCCCGGCACTGCGTACGCAAACTACTGTACAGATTATTGCCAATAGCTTACACCTTTCTACACCAGAATACAACGAAGCCATCTATGAAGCTAGTGAAGAAACTTTATTACAGGTAGTGAACCATTTTAACCCTCAATTAGACTTTGTAGGTTTAATAGGCCATAATCCAGGCATTAGCTATTTGTTATATAATCTCACCGGCGAGATACGAGATATACCGCCTTGTACAGCAGTAGTAATTAACTTTGAGGTAGATGATTGGGAATCTATAAGCCCAAATACAGGCACCTTAATTTACTATAACTCACCTGACAGTTTTTAA
- a CDS encoding glycosyltransferase, protein MGFLLLRQRRIAAYRLPEVEPNSLPISVIISARNEAENLQRYLPTILEQLYPTFEVVVVNDCSVDDSHNVLLHFSEKYPHLKLVTVTEHRKFKTGKKFALTMGIKAARYEHLLFTDADCEPASENWITLMAQNFTGTTEIVLGYSPYRKTAGFLNAFIRFETLRTAINYLSAALGRKAYMGIGRNLAYTKSLFFKRKGFASHLHVLSGDDDLFVNQNATADNTVIEIHPGAFTYSEAKSTFSSYFRQKKRHMGVGGLYKARHKWLLSLDAVSGFLFYILLVLSLYYRLQPLVLGSVYVLKLLVQWIVFRKAAHKLGNASLLWFLPFWDLIYYVYLNVFGLIGTFIKTTRWK, encoded by the coding sequence ATGGGATTTCTACTGTTGCGACAGCGCCGCATAGCAGCTTACCGGCTACCAGAAGTTGAACCCAATAGTTTACCCATTTCAGTAATCATTAGTGCACGTAACGAAGCCGAAAACTTGCAGCGTTACCTTCCTACCATATTGGAACAACTGTATCCAACTTTTGAGGTGGTGGTAGTTAATGATTGTTCGGTAGATGATTCGCATAATGTACTGCTTCATTTCAGTGAAAAGTACCCGCATTTAAAATTAGTTACTGTAACTGAGCACCGTAAATTTAAGACCGGTAAAAAGTTTGCCTTAACCATGGGTATTAAAGCCGCCCGGTATGAGCACCTGCTGTTTACCGATGCAGATTGTGAGCCGGCCTCTGAAAACTGGATTACCCTTATGGCCCAGAATTTTACCGGAACAACTGAGATTGTGCTGGGCTATTCGCCTTACCGTAAAACGGCTGGTTTTCTGAATGCTTTTATCCGGTTTGAAACATTGCGTACTGCTATTAACTATTTATCGGCAGCGCTGGGGCGTAAAGCTTATATGGGAATTGGCCGTAATTTGGCCTACACAAAATCTTTGTTTTTTAAAAGAAAAGGTTTTGCTTCACATCTACATGTCCTATCTGGTGATGATGATTTGTTTGTTAATCAGAACGCTACTGCAGATAATACAGTAATTGAAATTCATCCCGGAGCATTTACATATAGCGAAGCTAAAAGTACATTTAGCAGTTACTTTAGGCAAAAAAAACGCCATATGGGCGTTGGAGGCTTGTATAAGGCTCGGCACAAATGGTTGTTAAGCCTGGATGCGGTAAGCGGATTTTTATTTTATATTTTACTGGTACTTAGTTTGTACTATCGATTGCAACCTTTAGTTTTAGGCAGCGTATATGTTTTAAAACTATTAGTGCAATGGATTGTGTTTCGTAAGGCAGCACACAAGTTAGGTAATGCAAGCTTATTATGGTTTCTGCCTTTTTGGGACTTGATTTATTATGTGTATTTAAATGTATTTGGATTGATAGGAACTTTTATTAAAACAACCCGATGGAAGTAA